In one window of Bdellovibrio bacteriovorus W DNA:
- a CDS encoding TonB-dependent siderophore receptor, putative (COG1629 Outer membrane receptor proteins, mostly Fe transport) has product MLGVSFEKTAEKNPSNLKEIMLAQGSYHGFARDFPTIYQGGNMRILIVLCLAAFMYLKAHAQESVHLEPIQVQQSQETQPEFTGLAPSILETPLNIKKASVEREHLEKLSDLTKSDASITDSYNASGYYEHLNIRGYTLDNRFNYYREGLLISAESPLSFYNKESLDIIKGVSGFQAGSASPGGAVNYQVKRPQLERFEKIKIQGTDSQALLLLGDINHPLSQKSQMRWILAAEKLQEHIENSKGHAYLLAFSHNYLFSENTVLESEIEWSQHSQYSQATTSLWGNRVPSLKNPDLNINKQAWAKPVVFDGLTASSRLSSRLQDWDTSATLGLQILKTDDRLNYPYGCSTENRFDRFCSDGSYDLYDYRSENEWRKTYGVKLLAQKQFKLHHLTHGFSIGTQHSYRTEDYEAQAYNIVGQGNADGTAPLPENPTKLDPNTNRRAQSHEVHASYSLGFENIEVSSGLRLTHLERKSFRTDSSRPTDFSQNFTLPWLGVSANYRTTNIFFSYAEGIESYVTPNKSSYLKAGEFLPDARTHQYEVGIRSLLPLWAISVFKIDRPSITDTGSLFEKDGLQEHLGAEINFKNDIGRWHLASSLTLLKAEETHHHLDPSLNGKRPVNVPDQSFRWGLGYSLRSSLNAKVFLQSSYEGKRAITADNSLELSPWTRFDLLSSWQSKIYNSDLHWNFEIYNLFDHHHWKESPTQYGHIYLYPELRRLFKLSLAFSL; this is encoded by the coding sequence GTGCTAGGGGTGTCGTTTGAAAAAACGGCTGAGAAAAACCCTTCGAACCTGAAAGAGATCATGCTCGCGCAGGGAAGCTACCATGGGTTTGCCCGTGATTTCCCAACCATTTACCAAGGAGGAAATATGCGCATTCTCATTGTTCTATGCCTCGCGGCTTTCATGTATTTAAAAGCCCATGCTCAAGAGTCCGTTCATTTAGAGCCGATACAAGTTCAACAAAGCCAAGAGACACAGCCTGAATTTACGGGACTTGCTCCCTCGATTCTAGAAACTCCTCTCAACATCAAAAAGGCCTCGGTCGAAAGAGAGCATCTTGAAAAGCTCTCTGACCTTACAAAGTCCGATGCCTCCATCACCGATAGCTATAATGCCAGTGGTTACTATGAGCATTTAAACATTCGAGGTTACACTCTGGACAATCGCTTCAACTACTATCGCGAAGGTCTGCTCATCTCCGCAGAAAGCCCGCTTTCTTTTTACAATAAAGAAAGCCTCGACATCATCAAAGGGGTGTCTGGATTTCAGGCGGGATCAGCCTCACCGGGAGGGGCCGTGAACTATCAGGTCAAACGCCCGCAACTCGAAAGATTTGAAAAAATAAAGATACAAGGTACTGATAGCCAAGCTCTCTTACTTCTTGGCGACATCAACCATCCCTTGAGTCAAAAATCACAAATGCGCTGGATTCTCGCTGCGGAAAAACTTCAAGAGCATATTGAAAACAGCAAGGGCCATGCTTACCTACTTGCCTTCTCTCACAATTATTTATTCTCAGAAAACACAGTCCTAGAGTCAGAGATTGAGTGGAGCCAACACTCTCAATACAGCCAAGCCACCACCAGTCTATGGGGCAATCGCGTTCCTTCCTTAAAGAATCCTGATTTGAATATCAATAAACAAGCTTGGGCAAAGCCGGTTGTCTTTGACGGACTCACGGCAAGCTCTCGCCTTTCTTCAAGACTTCAAGACTGGGACACCTCTGCAACTTTGGGATTACAGATCTTAAAAACCGATGATCGCCTCAACTATCCTTATGGATGTTCTACGGAAAATCGTTTCGATCGATTCTGTTCCGACGGCAGCTATGATCTTTATGACTACCGCAGTGAAAATGAATGGCGCAAAACCTATGGAGTAAAACTTTTAGCTCAAAAACAATTTAAGCTCCATCACCTCACTCACGGATTTAGTATTGGCACTCAGCACTCTTATCGCACCGAAGATTACGAGGCACAGGCATATAATATAGTAGGCCAAGGGAACGCCGATGGCACAGCCCCACTTCCTGAAAACCCCACCAAGCTTGATCCTAATACAAATCGTAGAGCTCAATCCCACGAGGTTCATGCTTCCTATAGCCTCGGTTTTGAAAATATTGAAGTATCTTCGGGGCTTCGCCTGACTCATTTAGAGAGGAAGTCTTTTCGTACTGATAGTTCTCGGCCCACTGATTTTAGTCAAAACTTTACACTTCCTTGGCTAGGAGTTTCGGCAAACTATCGGACAACTAATATTTTCTTTAGCTATGCCGAAGGGATTGAGTCCTATGTCACTCCAAATAAATCTTCCTATTTAAAAGCTGGTGAATTTTTACCTGATGCCCGCACCCATCAATACGAAGTAGGAATCCGTTCGCTGCTGCCACTTTGGGCCATCAGTGTATTTAAGATAGATCGACCTTCAATCACCGATACTGGCAGTCTGTTTGAAAAGGATGGTTTGCAAGAGCATTTGGGAGCGGAAATAAACTTTAAGAATGATATCGGCAGATGGCACCTTGCCTCGAGCCTCACTCTTCTTAAGGCAGAAGAGACTCACCATCATCTAGATCCATCCCTTAATGGCAAGCGTCCCGTCAACGTGCCTGATCAATCGTTTCGATGGGGCCTTGGTTACTCTTTGCGGTCTTCGCTGAACGCTAAAGTTTTTCTCCAGTCCTCTTACGAGGGAAAAAGAGCGATCACCGCCGATAACTCTTTAGAACTTTCGCCATGGACGCGATTTGATCTTCTCTCGAGTTGGCAATCTAAGATCTACAATTCGGATCTTCATTGGAATTTTGAGATTTACAATCTCTTTGATCACCATCACTGGAAAGAGTCCCCTACTCAATACGGGCACATATATCTTTATCCTGAATTGCGTAGACTGTTTAAGCTATCGCTCGCGTTCTCACTCTAA
- a CDS encoding hypothetical protein (COG2198 FOG: HPt domain): MNLLKVCNTPAFESKHIAPPSRIRDKEFMGKKHVVEVDEDLKDLIPQFLENRKNDLEALNNLISKKDLTAIAQLAHKIKGAAGGYGFSELSQYAARIETFAKSNQIDSIEDLYPEVKEHFTNVEIEYVAM, translated from the coding sequence ATGAACCTATTAAAAGTCTGCAATACTCCTGCTTTTGAATCAAAACACATTGCCCCCCCAAGCCGCATCCGCGATAAAGAATTCATGGGTAAAAAGCATGTCGTCGAAGTCGACGAAGATTTAAAAGATTTGATTCCTCAGTTTCTAGAGAATCGTAAGAATGATCTAGAGGCTCTCAACAACCTCATATCGAAAAAAGATCTGACTGCTATCGCACAACTTGCACATAAAATTAAAGGTGCAGCTGGCGGCTACGGATTTTCTGAGCTCAGCCAGTATGCAGCTCGAATTGAAACCTTTGCAAAGTCTAATCAGATAGACTCTATTGAAGATCTTTATCCAGAAGTCAAAGAGCACTTCACAAATGTAGAAATTGAATATGTGGCTATGTAA
- a CDS encoding hypothetical protein (COG0741 Soluble lytic murein transglycosylase and related regulatory proteins (some contain LysM/invasin domains)) yields the protein MDIQKLGEGNFSSQMPGEPLPPTTPPPVTPPPVTTPPPVKPPVTTPPPVTTPPPVVTPTPPVTTPPPTSPAKDAVPLWEAKTSQGKEWTTHVMNKLDSLGTDLLDVIPADASLFCPKYSRLSYSERKQYWAYMLSSMVRFESNFNTNSSYEEGFNDSKGQPVISRGLLQISIESGNAYGCGFKTSKDLHDPYQNLSCGIRILNRWVGRDGRIAGKVSSQWRGGARYWSVLREGDKTSYKSIVSWSQNLSFCK from the coding sequence ATGGACATCCAAAAACTGGGCGAAGGAAATTTTTCTTCGCAGATGCCAGGCGAGCCACTTCCTCCGACAACTCCTCCTCCTGTAACACCACCTCCCGTCACGACGCCACCACCGGTGAAGCCGCCTGTGACGACGCCGCCTCCGGTAACAACTCCCCCTCCAGTAGTAACGCCCACTCCGCCTGTTACAACTCCTCCTCCAACGAGCCCAGCTAAGGATGCGGTTCCTCTTTGGGAGGCGAAGACGTCTCAAGGTAAAGAGTGGACCACGCATGTGATGAATAAACTCGATTCATTGGGGACGGATCTGCTGGATGTGATTCCGGCCGATGCGAGTTTGTTTTGTCCAAAGTACAGTCGCTTAAGTTACTCGGAAAGAAAGCAGTATTGGGCGTACATGCTTTCTTCGATGGTGCGCTTTGAAAGCAACTTCAATACGAATTCAAGTTATGAAGAGGGCTTCAATGATAGTAAAGGTCAGCCGGTCATTAGCCGCGGGCTTTTGCAAATTTCAATCGAAAGTGGCAATGCTTATGGTTGCGGCTTTAAAACCTCTAAAGACTTGCACGACCCTTATCAAAATCTTTCCTGCGGAATTCGTATTTTAAATCGTTGGGTGGGGCGAGATGGGCGTATTGCTGGTAAGGTGAGCAGCCAGTGGCGAGGTGGTGCACGTTATTGGTCAGTTCTTCGTGAGGGAGATAAAACCAGCTATAAATCTATAGTCAGTTGGAGTCAGAACCTTTCTTTTTGTAAATAA
- a CDS encoding sensory transduction histidine kinase (COG0642 Signal transduction histidine kinase): MKPRNLVLLILLVFGSAIGVVALIGGYFIGATPQEAYARDRIEQLRNEHILLIQNYFTSLQADIESRSQERELIKFIETSTSKVKPLILWADKSLDRSKLIELLSEYHNSHSFNAAPDILRSLNPMALLFQAAQGRLIDPSIYRHLGYFKDLKKIQNTLNAPIEEFDVANIFVINNDGYVIATSTRSLALGANLNYGSFALVRLARIKQDILKKPGLTYMDLSKLSARYPKKAAYLGIPIYKNRKAIGTLVYEISAKKIDTLLNQNTNWDKTRSMGNGEMAIFDEDGVLKSNSRYFAENPKSFEETLLHSREKLAHVSGILENVPTAALEVTLDEELLNKYKESVGQTFTASNYLGIRTLQSVGRVQLPNKKSWYLVSSLERQSLLEVVSSSLSTSIFILAGILFIFAIAFIFLQRYIFSPTYALSQFIQFTDAPEFYRSKMTLKNKHFNYHLEQLKKIGSSLSLERKSKNFLEDIIQCIPEAIFITHLPSEEEESFTALKIRNFNKTASSLTTSEDLRDSFLSKWIEFDPDTRLHLKRDLQLGGMYFGTLKSLRGKEVPVDISITKIETSTVRDSLYLVVAKKNFLRRRLQQQVKTTEKLLNESQRMTRIGSFYWDFGTDQLTWTPEMHKLTGIPREHKPLTYELFRSLIIAEDLERFDQALDFSIKNIQDFEADFRIRNYRSKEVLWVKAHGRVEKDSFGKSVGMNGTTQDITVLRRNELSIIESKDQALRANKAMSQFLAQMSHEIRTPMSAIMGMADLLKETTLSTDQEDYVNTFVKAGEVLMNLVNDILDLSKIEAGEISIENIPYNLKNLLGDVEAIMGTKAQSKELQFSININEDVPLYLMGDPHKLRQVLMNIVGNALKFTHDGFIRINVARNPGKKESLLLSITDSGLGIPEDRQHLIFQRFSQADESVRRKYGGTGLGLAISKSLVNLMGGQIWFKSRSQEGTTFFITLPLREQIRGSQIEAPLEFSAPDLDFVDSPQFDHHHKLRILIADDTSDNRMLFSHFLKGQPFEIIEARNGLEAVDRIKSESFDIVFMDVQMPEMDGYSATQEVRRWEKENDKKHLPIIALTAHALAEDRQKSLNAGCDDHVSKPFKKNTLLKVIDRFM, encoded by the coding sequence ATGAAGCCACGCAATCTCGTACTTCTTATTCTTTTGGTCTTCGGGAGTGCCATTGGAGTTGTCGCCCTGATCGGCGGATACTTTATAGGTGCCACTCCCCAAGAGGCCTATGCGCGAGACCGCATTGAACAGCTTCGCAATGAACACATCCTCCTGATTCAAAATTATTTTACCAGCTTACAGGCAGATATCGAATCACGCTCCCAAGAGCGTGAGCTCATCAAATTTATAGAAACAAGCACTTCCAAAGTAAAACCCCTTATTCTTTGGGCCGATAAATCTTTAGATCGCAGCAAGCTCATCGAACTCTTATCTGAATATCACAATAGTCATTCCTTTAATGCAGCTCCAGATATTTTACGTTCACTCAACCCCATGGCTCTGCTTTTTCAGGCAGCTCAAGGTCGCCTGATTGATCCCAGTATTTACCGTCACCTCGGATACTTTAAAGATCTCAAAAAAATTCAAAACACTCTTAATGCACCCATTGAAGAGTTTGATGTGGCTAATATTTTCGTTATCAATAACGATGGCTATGTGATCGCGACAAGCACCCGCTCTCTGGCCCTTGGAGCTAATCTTAATTATGGCTCTTTTGCCTTGGTAAGATTGGCACGCATCAAACAAGATATTTTAAAAAAACCCGGATTGACCTATATGGATCTGAGTAAGCTCTCTGCCCGCTACCCCAAGAAGGCCGCCTACTTAGGAATTCCTATCTACAAAAACCGTAAAGCTATTGGAACACTTGTCTATGAAATTTCTGCAAAGAAGATTGATACACTTCTAAACCAAAATACAAACTGGGACAAAACTCGTTCTATGGGGAACGGCGAGATGGCCATTTTTGATGAGGATGGAGTTCTGAAAAGTAACTCTAGGTACTTTGCTGAAAACCCCAAGAGCTTTGAAGAGACCCTGCTGCACTCTCGAGAAAAGCTTGCCCATGTATCAGGGATTTTAGAGAACGTGCCTACGGCAGCCCTTGAAGTGACGCTGGACGAGGAGCTACTGAATAAATATAAGGAATCTGTTGGGCAAACTTTTACAGCCTCTAACTATCTTGGAATACGCACTCTTCAATCTGTAGGCCGAGTTCAATTGCCCAATAAAAAAAGCTGGTACCTTGTTTCAAGCCTCGAACGCCAATCACTTTTAGAGGTTGTCTCATCTAGCTTAAGCACAAGCATTTTTATACTGGCAGGAATCTTATTTATCTTCGCCATCGCCTTTATATTTCTCCAACGATACATCTTCTCTCCAACTTATGCTCTATCGCAATTTATACAGTTCACAGATGCTCCCGAATTTTATCGCAGCAAAATGACTCTTAAAAATAAACATTTCAATTACCACCTAGAGCAGCTTAAAAAAATTGGCAGTTCTCTCTCTTTAGAGAGAAAGTCCAAGAACTTTCTGGAGGACATCATTCAATGTATTCCAGAGGCAATTTTTATCACTCATCTCCCTTCTGAAGAAGAAGAGTCCTTTACTGCACTTAAAATTAGAAATTTTAATAAAACAGCCTCTTCTCTAACGACAAGTGAAGATCTCCGCGACTCATTCCTCTCCAAGTGGATCGAATTTGACCCCGATACACGGCTGCATCTAAAGCGCGATCTCCAGTTAGGCGGAATGTACTTTGGAACTCTCAAGTCACTGAGAGGAAAAGAAGTTCCGGTGGATATATCGATTACAAAAATTGAAACCTCCACGGTCCGCGATTCTCTTTATCTCGTTGTAGCTAAAAAGAACTTCTTACGAAGAAGACTTCAGCAACAGGTAAAAACTACGGAAAAACTTTTAAATGAATCGCAAAGAATGACCCGCATTGGATCTTTCTACTGGGATTTTGGGACGGACCAACTAACGTGGACCCCTGAAATGCATAAGTTAACGGGAATTCCCCGTGAACATAAACCTCTAACTTATGAACTCTTTCGTTCACTCATTATCGCAGAGGATTTAGAAAGATTCGATCAGGCGCTTGATTTTTCTATAAAAAATATTCAGGACTTTGAAGCTGATTTTAGAATTAGAAATTACCGCAGTAAAGAAGTCTTGTGGGTAAAAGCTCATGGTCGCGTAGAAAAAGATTCCTTTGGAAAATCCGTGGGCATGAATGGCACCACCCAGGATATTACTGTCCTTCGTAGAAATGAACTCAGTATCATCGAAAGCAAGGATCAAGCTCTGCGTGCTAACAAAGCGATGTCGCAGTTTCTTGCACAAATGAGTCACGAGATTCGCACCCCTATGAGTGCTATTATGGGCATGGCTGACTTACTAAAAGAAACCACACTCAGTACTGATCAAGAAGACTATGTAAATACATTCGTAAAAGCTGGTGAAGTCTTGATGAATCTGGTGAATGATATTCTTGACCTTTCAAAAATCGAAGCCGGTGAAATTTCAATTGAGAATATTCCGTATAATTTGAAGAATCTTTTAGGCGACGTTGAGGCCATTATGGGCACTAAGGCGCAATCCAAAGAGCTTCAGTTCAGTATAAATATAAATGAGGATGTTCCCCTTTACTTAATGGGCGATCCCCATAAACTTCGCCAGGTGCTAATGAACATTGTTGGCAATGCACTCAAATTTACCCATGATGGATTTATACGCATTAATGTCGCCCGCAATCCTGGAAAGAAAGAGTCTCTACTTTTAAGTATTACGGATTCAGGGCTTGGCATTCCAGAGGATCGCCAACACCTGATTTTTCAGAGATTCTCGCAAGCCGATGAGTCCGTGCGTAGAAAGTATGGGGGTACGGGACTTGGATTAGCTATTTCAAAGAGCCTGGTAAATCTCATGGGCGGCCAGATCTGGTTTAAGAGTCGGTCTCAAGAAGGGACAACGTTTTTTATCACCTTACCCCTCCGGGAACAGATCAGGGGATCGCAGATTGAAGCACCGTTGGAATTTTCTGCTCCAGATCTAGACTTTGTGGACTCGCCACAGTTCGATCATCATCACAAATTGAGAATTCTCATAGCTGACGATACCTCAGATAACAGAATGTTGTTTTCACACTTCCTCAAAGGCCAACCATTTGAGATCATAGAGGCTAGAAATGGACTTGAAGCAGTTGATAGGATAAAGTCAGAATCGTTTGATATTGTTTTTATGGACGTTCAGATGCCAGAAATGGATGGCTACTCAGCGACACAGGAAGTGCGCCGTTGGGAAAAAGAAAACGATAAAAAACATCTGCCTATTATCGCCCTCACGGCGCATGCGTTAGCAGAAGATCGACAGAAGTCTTTAAATGCTGGGTGTGACGATCATGTTTCAAAACCATTTAAGAAGAACACTCTTCTAAAAGTTATAGACCGTTTCATGTAG
- a CDS encoding hypothetical protein (COG2388 Predicted acetyltransferase) has protein sequence MTIEHKQNEKFFSHVPGGEAHLMYEKENNILDIFEVVVPVESRGKNIAESLLKEALKFAKENNMQIIPTCPYVKKWFERHPEEASILKH, from the coding sequence ATGACTATTGAGCATAAGCAGAATGAAAAGTTCTTTTCCCATGTTCCTGGGGGCGAAGCGCATTTGATGTATGAAAAAGAAAATAATATTTTAGATATCTTTGAGGTTGTTGTGCCGGTGGAGTCTCGCGGAAAAAACATTGCAGAGTCTTTATTGAAAGAGGCTTTGAAATTTGCAAAAGAAAACAATATGCAGATTATTCCAACGTGTCCTTATGTGAAAAAGTGGTTTGAAAGGCATCCTGAGGAGGCCTCAATTCTAAAACACTAG
- a CDS encoding regulator of nucleoside diphosphate kinase (COG0782 Transcription elongation factor), producing the protein MSAENRIFITDQDYHRLSALVSQVDSEWAELLEEEIGRANVIAQKDISKEVVTMNSKIKFIDETSNAESEMTLVYPQDANLEGGKISILAPVGIALLGLSVGQSINWKMPNGSMKKLKVKEVIYQPEASGQFEL; encoded by the coding sequence ATGAGCGCTGAAAACCGTATTTTCATTACAGATCAAGATTATCACCGTCTTTCCGCTTTGGTGTCACAAGTCGACAGCGAGTGGGCTGAGCTTTTAGAGGAGGAGATTGGTCGTGCAAATGTGATTGCGCAGAAAGATATTTCTAAAGAAGTCGTCACGATGAACTCTAAAATTAAATTTATTGATGAAACGTCCAATGCTGAGTCTGAGATGACTCTGGTCTATCCTCAAGATGCAAACTTAGAAGGCGGCAAGATTTCTATTCTGGCGCCAGTGGGTATTGCTCTTTTAGGTTTGAGTGTGGGGCAATCTATTAATTGGAAAATGCCAAACGGCTCAATGAAAAAGTTGAAAGTAAAAGAAGTGATCTATCAACCAGAAGCATCTGGACAGTTTGAGTTATAA
- a CDS encoding bifunctional penicillin-binding protein (COG4953 Membrane carboxypeptidase/penicillin-binding protein PbpC), with amino-acid sequence MRNKKLIFILSLGVLGVLLGTLKGLSLPTFSSVRSLHQSSDLIVLDREGTRLQSLRSDFARRSFLWVSLADISPSLVKQLLFVEDRRFYSHGGVDPLAIMGSLRAYSEGRSLRGASTLTMQLIKVLEPQLKTHSPFGKLQQAFGAIVLERIWNKNEILEAYLNLVSFKGEVQGVEAASELIFGKRPSGLTDLESLLLVARLRSPNMTHKDWFARACALQPHQCLNFQKLTLGESYPKTHQADEFASVLKKQGERGAFVSSLMAPLQSYLREIINEQLRVLKDENVSEAAALVLDNKTGEVLAYVGNRGRESQNPYVDGVQAFRQAGSTLKPFLYGLAFERELLTPDSWIEDSPLEIAFDRGVYKPKNHDHQFKGWVQVKEALASSLNVPAVKVMGLLGEDALFERMKELGFRQLVSADFYGPALALGVADVSLLDLTNAYRTLANQGEYSPVSFAVDSLIPTKNVFSKTASQEITSILSDNSSRASSFGLNSVLAVSDAAVKTGTSKDMRDNWCVGYTSRFTVGVWVGNFDGSPMRNVVGTTGAAPIWQKTMAWLLKRFPENQSFEKVSFKGQILAETQPLKLIYPTKGLVIALDPEIPEELQRVPLIYTGKITDEVYWRINQKEKIVPDGKALWKPIVGKHQIELMNKDRVVESIEVIVR; translated from the coding sequence TTGAGGAATAAAAAATTAATTTTTATTCTAAGTCTTGGTGTCTTGGGAGTTCTTCTGGGGACTCTTAAGGGTTTATCATTGCCAACGTTTTCAAGTGTTCGATCTTTGCACCAAAGTTCGGACCTGATCGTCTTAGATCGCGAAGGCACGCGCCTACAATCCTTGCGAAGTGATTTCGCTCGCCGGTCTTTTTTGTGGGTTTCTCTTGCGGATATTTCACCAAGCCTTGTGAAGCAGCTTCTCTTTGTTGAAGACCGTCGTTTTTACTCCCATGGGGGTGTAGATCCATTGGCGATCATGGGGAGTTTAAGGGCCTACAGTGAGGGGAGATCGTTGCGAGGAGCTAGCACTTTAACAATGCAGCTTATTAAAGTTTTAGAACCACAATTAAAAACTCATAGCCCATTTGGAAAGTTGCAACAAGCTTTTGGAGCCATTGTTTTAGAACGCATTTGGAATAAGAACGAAATTCTTGAAGCTTATTTAAACTTGGTTTCTTTCAAAGGCGAAGTGCAAGGGGTAGAGGCTGCCTCAGAACTTATTTTTGGAAAACGTCCTTCGGGTTTGACGGATCTGGAGTCTTTATTACTCGTGGCTCGTCTTCGCTCTCCGAACATGACTCATAAAGATTGGTTCGCACGAGCCTGTGCACTTCAGCCCCATCAGTGTCTAAACTTTCAAAAGTTAACCCTGGGTGAAAGTTATCCTAAAACTCATCAGGCTGATGAGTTTGCCTCCGTCTTAAAAAAACAAGGAGAACGCGGAGCCTTTGTATCAAGTTTGATGGCACCGCTGCAAAGTTATTTAAGAGAGATTATTAATGAACAATTGCGAGTTTTAAAGGATGAAAATGTATCAGAAGCTGCGGCTCTTGTTTTAGATAATAAAACAGGAGAGGTTCTGGCTTATGTCGGAAATCGTGGACGTGAATCGCAGAATCCTTATGTGGATGGGGTGCAGGCATTCCGTCAAGCAGGCTCCACATTGAAACCTTTCTTATATGGCCTTGCTTTTGAGAGAGAACTTTTAACTCCAGACTCATGGATTGAAGATTCTCCTCTAGAAATCGCCTTTGATCGCGGTGTTTATAAACCTAAAAACCATGATCATCAATTTAAAGGCTGGGTGCAGGTCAAAGAAGCTCTCGCATCTTCCTTAAACGTTCCCGCAGTGAAAGTTATGGGACTACTGGGTGAAGACGCTCTTTTCGAGCGCATGAAAGAGTTAGGGTTTCGTCAGCTTGTCTCTGCCGACTTTTATGGACCCGCACTGGCCCTCGGAGTCGCGGATGTTTCTCTGCTGGATTTGACCAATGCCTATCGCACTCTTGCGAATCAGGGGGAGTATTCGCCAGTAAGTTTTGCCGTGGACTCTTTGATACCAACAAAAAATGTCTTCAGCAAAACAGCCAGCCAAGAGATCACTTCTATTCTTTCTGATAATTCAAGTAGGGCCTCAAGCTTTGGATTGAATTCGGTTCTAGCTGTTTCCGACGCTGCGGTGAAGACGGGTACTAGTAAAGACATGCGAGATAATTGGTGTGTAGGTTATACAAGTCGATTCACGGTGGGCGTTTGGGTGGGCAACTTTGATGGTTCGCCAATGAGAAATGTCGTGGGTACCACAGGAGCGGCCCCTATTTGGCAAAAGACCATGGCGTGGCTTCTAAAGCGATTCCCAGAGAATCAATCTTTCGAAAAGGTCTCTTTTAAGGGGCAGATTCTGGCAGAGACTCAGCCCTTAAAACTTATTTATCCAACCAAGGGATTGGTGATAGCCCTAGATCCTGAGATTCCTGAAGAACTTCAGCGTGTGCCTTTGATATACACAGGTAAAATCACTGACGAAGTGTACTGGCGAATAAATCAAAAAGAAAAAATAGTCCCCGATGGAAAAGCTCTTTGGAAGCCCATAGTGGGCAAACACCAGATAGAGTTAATGAACAAAGATAGAGTCGTAGAATCTATCGAAGTAATTGTTCGCTAA
- a CDS encoding two-component response regulator (COG2204 Response regulator containing CheY-like receiver, AAA-type ATPase, and DNA-binding domains) has protein sequence MSEGKSRLLIVEDDSDIRELLKHFFKEFVDEIIEATDGTEALELIKNQEFDTILSDIEMPQMNGLKFLAYVRSLGHMTPFVVLTAHGDHTRALEALSLGAFDFITKDSKRKLMIESVCAALKFGREMKASKNDPVRSSHLKKIYTDMSKSSEMRLRKIIEEMST, from the coding sequence ATGTCAGAAGGAAAAAGCAGGCTATTGATCGTAGAAGATGACTCTGATATCCGAGAGCTCTTAAAACATTTCTTTAAAGAATTCGTTGATGAAATCATTGAGGCCACCGACGGAACGGAAGCTCTAGAGCTAATAAAGAATCAAGAGTTCGATACTATTCTCTCTGATATCGAAATGCCACAAATGAACGGACTTAAATTTTTAGCTTACGTTCGCTCATTGGGTCACATGACCCCTTTTGTCGTACTCACGGCGCATGGAGACCATACTCGCGCGCTTGAAGCCCTCTCTTTAGGAGCTTTTGACTTCATCACCAAAGATTCGAAAAGAAAACTCATGATTGAAAGTGTTTGTGCCGCTCTAAAGTTTGGGCGTGAGATGAAGGCCTCTAAGAATGATCCCGTGCGCTCAAGCCACCTAAAAAAGATCTACACTGACATGTCAAAATCCTCAGAAATGAGACTTCGAAAAATTATCGAAGAGATGTCCACTTAG